In a single window of the Raphanus sativus cultivar WK10039 unplaced genomic scaffold, ASM80110v3 Scaffold1056, whole genome shotgun sequence genome:
- the LOC108820708 gene encoding ceramide synthase 1 LOH3, whose amino-acid sequence MDLKILNWDWDQESYPASSDFWVLIFFAPFFLFLRIILDRSIFERVASSMVFPRGSSADPNGRRKRIVKFKESAWKCLCSISIEALALHVTYSEPWFKDTRCFWLGPGDQIWPDQKIKLKMKGLYMFVGGLNVYSFFALFFWETRRSDFKVMIVHHIVTSFLIILSYVFRFSRIGSVILALHEISDVFLEIGKMCKYSGLESMTSVSFILFFLSWTALRLVYYPLWILWSTSYESINVKLEWDKKHTMETGLPFTVYYVFNTLLWCLQILHIYWWVLICRVLIGQVRSKGKIDRDVRSDSEGEDDEHQD is encoded by the exons ATGGATCTCAAAATCTTGAATTGGGACTGGGATCAAGAATCTTACCCAGCTTCTTCTGATTTCTGGGTCCTCATCTTCTTCGCTCCCTTCTTCCTTTTTCTCCGAATCATACTCGACAGATCCATATTTGAG AGAGTCGCTAGTAGTATGGTGTTTCCTAGAGGAAGCTCTGCTGATCCAAACGGTAGAAGAAAGAGGATAGTGAAATTCAAAGAATCGGCTTGGAAATGTCTCTGCTCCATCTCTATCGAAGCACTTGCTCTCCACGTCACTTATAGTGAGCCATGGTTTAAAGACACAAGATGCTTCTGGTTAGGACCAGGAGACCAGATATGGCCTGACCAAAAGATAAA GTTGAAAATGAAGGGACTGTACATGTTTGTCGGTGGGTTGAATGTATATTCTTTCTTTGCTCTGTTCTTTTGGGAAACAAGACGATCTGATTTCAAAGTCATGATAGTTCATCACATTGTAACTTCATTCCTCATCATCCTGTCTTACGTTTTCAG ATTTTCTCGTATAGGTTCTGTAATATTGGCTCTTCACGAAATCAGCGACGTGTTTCTAGAGATAGGGAAGATGTGCAAATACAGCGGCTTAGAATCCATGACTAGTGTCTCGTTCATCCTGTTTTTCCTGTCGTGGACGGCTCTGCGACTCGTCTATTACCCTTTATGGATCCTGTGGAGTACCAG CTATGAATCTATAAACGTGAAACTGGAGTGGGACAAGAAGCATACGATGGAAACTGGACTGCCATTTACAGTGTACTACGTTTTCAACACACTTCTCTGGTGCTTACAGATTCTTCACATCTACTGGTGGGTCTTGATATGTCGTGTGCTCATCGGCCAAGTCCGTTCCAAAGGCAAAATCGATAGAGACGTTCGTTCTG actcagaaggtgaagatgATGAACACCAAGATTAA